Proteins from a single region of Cryptococcus neoformans var. grubii H99 chromosome 5, complete sequence:
- a CDS encoding cytoplasmic protein codes for MLILSRLRRLPPLFKHGASTHYPIALRMASSTAAQDQGNFKLLKSFPIGYAPITVSKWRSEKTGLTVVVGSHQAPITNGYFAIASEIFDDTGRPHTLEHLVFLGSKQYPYKGVLDQLANRAGSNGTNAWTANDHTAYTISTAGSEGFLKMLPVYVDHILHPTITDAGFVTEVYHINGAGEDAGVVYSEMQARENTAGDLMALEGQRSLYPPNSAYRSETGGLMHKLRVLTAQQIRDYHAEYYQPYNLCLVIDGAVPIPELFDVLNNEIDPMILANKSGSGPIIPIDWKRPFVQSTTAQPLSISEPITKTVEFMEEDESVGEVSITYLGPPPSDYRTNLAISVLDSYLTQSATSPLSKEFIEIPKPLCTAFSFYASDRVNKNEISVYISDVPAKYLEDIGGLFQEKLRKIVREEGIDMERMKRILRKDQRKLLEYMESRATEVLSDAIIGDFLYGKVDGKELPLAFNDMEDYSSLHSYTAEEWLALLDKYFVSAPSITIVGKPSAALSVKIEKEERERVARRKEELGEEKLKELEAMLEAAKKEGEIPPPKEMITSFPITDPSGLTWVPVETAINNAINDNVKSDGGEVQRFVDAEGHRLPYQTHFSHVKSNFVVVVALFDTIDVPIHLKPYLTIFQSALFSLGVKRADGTVLSHEQTVNELEDLTVSQSAHFEFKGNFAEVMAVTLKVEKAQYEQAVAWLRDLLAGAVFDSKRLSVIVAKLAQELPTEKRDGNTIATAWANNLTYDASKSSSQACELLNRLEFIPHVAEMLEKEPNVITEKMEELRKHLLDPRKMRVAIQGDILGLQEPLSVLARSFLHIGEALPLAPLSTSQQTLTSLGKNPSKKCVIIPMPAIEGSYATFFATGPSGHSHPDLPALRLAASLLNALESYLWKSIRGSGLAYGAHVMVYPEAGLVGFSVYRSPNAMLAYEAAGKIMDGLVDGSVELDQDLVDGARSSMTYDYARRSETVLGAAGTAYLNEVLKGLGKNADQDLLKSLPGVTLEQVRDVISRYFSPLFKSETSIGAVTVSTSKADEVEAGLRKLGFETERKELPVLQGDDESEYGSDVDMSGGENGSDVGR; via the exons ATGCTTATCCTATCTCGTCTGCGACGACTCCCCCCTCTGTTCAAACACGGCGCTTCAACGCACTATCCCATCGCACTTAGAATGGCCTCCTCAACAGCagctcaagatcaaggCAACTTCAAGCTTCTCAAATCTTTCCCCATCGGTTACGCACCTATCACCGTCTCAAAATGGAGAAGCGAAAAGACTGGATTGACTGTTGTTGTCGGTAGTCATCAAGCTCCTATC ACCAATGGCTACTTTGCAATTGCCTCTGAAA TTTTTGATGATACTGGCCGTCCCCACACTTTGGAACA CCTTGTGTTCCTTGGTTCCAAACAATACCCATACAAAGGTGTCCTTGACCAACTTGCCAACCGCGCAGGAAGCAACGGGACGAATGCTTGGACTGCTAATGACCATACTGCATACACCATTTCCACAGCTGGAAGTGAGGGTTTCCTCAAGATGCTCCCTGTTTACGTTGATCACATCCTTCACCCCACCATAACCGACGCTGGCTTTGTGACCGAAGTTTATCATATCAACGGGGCAGGGGAAGATGCTGGTGTGGTATATAGTGAGATGCAGGCTAGAGAAAATACTGCAGGCGACTTGATGGCCTTGGA AGGCCAAAGGTCCTTATATCCTCCCAATTCTGCCTACAGGAGTGAGACTGGCGGTTTGATGCACAAACTGAGGGTTCTAACGGCCCAACAGA TCCGAGATTACCATGCCGAGTACTATCAGCCATACAAT CTATGCCTCGTCATCGACGGCGCAGTACCCATCCCAGAACTTTTTGATGTCCTTAACAATGAAATTGATCCAATGATTCTTGCCAACAAATCTGGTTCGGGGCCTATCATCCCTATCGACTGGAAGCGCCCATTCGTTCAGAGTACGACTGCTCAACCACTTTCCATCTCGGAACCTATCACCAAGACAGTGGAGTTcatggaagaagacgaatcTGTAGGAGAGGTGTCGATCACCTACCTCGGTCCACCTCCCAGTGATTACCGCACAAATCTGGCCATTAGCGTCCTCGACAGTTACCTCACGCAATCTGCTACTTCTCCCTTATCCAAGGAGTTCATTGAAATCCCAAAGCCCTTGTGTACCGCCTTCAGCTTCTATGCTAGTGATCGCGTGAACAAGAACGAAATATCCGTCTATATTTCCGATGTCCCTGCCAAGTATCTGGAGGACATTGGTGGACTGTTCCAGGAAAAACTGCGGAAAATcgtgagagaagaaggaattgacatggaaaggatgaagagaataTTAAGGAAAGACCAGAGAAAGCTCTTGGAATACATGGAAAGTCGCGCGACAGAGGTTCTCTCTGATGCGATTATCGGGGACTTCCTCTACGGTAAGGTGGATGGTAAAGAGCTTCCTCTTGCCTTCAACGACATGGAAGACTATTCTAGTCTCCATTCATACACAGCCGAAGAGTGGCTGGCTCTTCTTGACAAGTACTTCGTATCTGCTCCTTCTATTACCATCGTGGGCAAGCCATCTGCGGCCTTGTCGGTCAAAatcgagaaggaagaaagggagagggtggcgagaaggaaggaggagttAGGAGAGGAAAAGCTGAAGGAGCTCGAAGCCATGTTAGAAGCGGCAAAGAAAGAGGGCGAAATCCCCCCTCCCAAGGAGATGATCACCAGCTTTCCCATCACCGAC CCTTCAGGATTAACTTGGGTTCCTGTCGAGACTGCAATTAATAACGCAATCAACGACAATGTCAAGAGTGATGGGGGCGAGGTGCAGCGATTCGTGGATGCCGAAGGACATCGATTGCCCTATCAGACTCACTTTTCTCATGTCAAG TCGAACTttgtggtggtggtagcCTTATTTGACACTATCGATGTACCCATTCATCTAAAGCC TTACCTCACAATCTTCCAAAGCGCCCTGTTTAGCCTTGGCGTGAAGCGCGCTGACGGAACTGTGCTTTCTCACGAGCAAACTGTTAATGAACTTGAAGA TCTGACTGTGTCGCAATCGGCGCATTTCGAATTCAAGGGCAACTTTGCCGAAGTTATGGCAGTTACGTTAAAGGTCGAAAAGGCTCAATACGAGCAGGCTGTAGCCTGGCTACGAGATCTTTTGGCCGGTGCCGTCTTTGACAGCAAGCGGCTTTCTGTCATTGTTGCGAAGCTCGCACAAGAGCTTCCTACCGAAAAGCGCGACGGGAACACTATTGCTACTGCTTGGGCTAACAATCTCACATATGATGCTAGCAAATCTTCATCACAAGCTTGTGAGCTGTTGAACAGGCTAGAGTTCATCCCGCATGTCGCCGAAATGTTGGAAAAGGAACCAAACGTAATTACTGAAAAAATGGAGGAGTTGAGAAAGCACT TGCTTGAtccaaggaagatgagggtgGCCATTCAGGGTGATATCCTCGGTTTGCAGGAACCCCTTTCTGTTCTGGCTCGGTCGTTCTTGCATATTGGCGAGGCATTGCCCCTTGCGCCTCTCTCGACATCCCAGCAGACGCTGACAAGTTTGGGTAAAAATCCGAGCAAGAAG TGTGTAATTATCCCGATGCCGGCCATTGAAGGCTCTTACGCTACATTCTTCGCGACTGGTCCTTCTGGCCATTCTCATCCTGACCTTCCCGCCCTTCGTCTCGCTGCCTCCTTGCTGAATGCTTTGGAGAGTTACCTATGGAAGTCGATCAGAGGCTCTGGATTAGCTTATGGGGCTCACGTCATGGTGTACCCCGAAGCTGGATTGGTTGGATTCAGTGTCTATAGA AGTCCGAACGCGATGTTGGCGTACGAGGCCGCAGGCAAGATCATGGATGGTTTGGTTGATGGCTCT GTTGAGCTTGACCAAGACCTGGTGGATGGCGCCCGTTCTAGCATGACTTATGATTATGCTAGGCGATCGGAGACGGTCCTGGGTGCCGCGGGTACTGCCTACTTGAACGAAGTCTTGAAGGGTCTGGGTAAAAATGCCGATCAAGATTTGTTAAAGAGCCTCCCG GGAGTCACCCTTGAGCAAGTCCGTGATGTCATCTCGAGGTACTTTTCACCACTGTTCAAATCCGAGACCTCCATCGGTGCCGTGACAGTGTCCACGAGCAAGGCCGACGAAGTGGAAGCAGGCCTTAGGAAGCTCGGCTTTGAGAcagagaggaaagaattACCGGTCTTGCAgggggatgatgagagcGAGTATGGAAGCGATGTGGATATgagtggaggagagaatggGAGTGACGTCGGGCGATAG
- a CDS encoding xeroderma pigmentosum group C-complementing protein, which translates to MSASRPKSSRVIQKPRGISALAARIPTSTKQQPSVGGKRKAPTPATHKGTRPVSPISVPSTVVSVSDNDEDDEDEFEEVPIPIASNEVQGDNENEEGEGDEDEDEEDDDGVIHLEIGGETAEEKAKRMILAKRKKPLTARDRALRLEVHKVHVVALLASASVRNKWCNNSLLKARLLSLLPHPLQAAFNIPPSRFPDRAQRSRLFFEALQSLVSWWSQTFFDVSDYALGLRTRPWDEVQGIIESTSKAHTPFSLPSSGHGDGEKSNKSASKGKGKAAANEELSDQLAFGSGAERLRSVNSLMKKALQQEGSRDVSAQLFVALARACGLGVRLVTSLQAVPWRAEKVTTKKKAIGAGKGGRTLASRQGLGDGDEDDDEDEMEEVPIPNDEEKSVTPEAGSRRLKDSADLYRLRKYKPPARKLGTPTKSKPKASQSLADQPPVFWAEVFNRSDQRWIPVDPVRGIIRKKLGYEPPTDSGPVRMLYVVAFEEDGYARDVTLRYTKNFYAKTSKLRVPTKPNEPQWWSDIVMGFLRRPHHLNRDDMEDAELEMSQMTEGMPMHMSGFKDHPIYVLERHLKRDQVLNTTNPVGRFRGEAVYRRSSVQNCKTAENWMRSGRKIKEGQEPLKWVKQRAVTLQKRRAQELAKQEGEEVTQGLYAEWQTEVYRPPPIKDGIIPRNSFGNIDLYVPTMLPLGAVHLPYKGIAKVAKDLGVSYAEACTGFEFKKQRAVPIIKGIVVATEKEQEVLDAYEESTIAAEERERMKREDRALKRWAKLVNGLRLRLRLQQEYGSKDRVNGTSSNLFEGTGDKGETQINPRGTSAREILAAAQQQSTKDWEERVRREDISMDEEDGMIPAAAVERESHQIPLGDFRAPSNAVSELSNVASSSETPRIMLRFKNTSSPQSAALAVPESRGGLTRSQKREAMISETIKAVDDEQFEDPRTTEGNKAMTLPEPVASTANMRTLRSTRARTKEQMKANQAKEDKINQT; encoded by the exons ATGAGCGCTTCCAGACCAAAGTCTTCAAGAGTCATTCAAAAACCACGAGGAATATCAGCTCTCGCCGCTAGGATCCCCACCTCCACAAAGCAACAGCCCAGTGTCGGTGGCAAACGTAAAGCCCCGACTCCTGCGACCCACAAAG GCACCCGACCTGTCTCCCCGATATCAGTACCCTCGACAGTTGTCTCTGTGTCAGAtaatgatgaggatgatgaagatgaattcGAAGAAGTTCCTATACCTATTGCCTCGAACGAAGTCCAAGGCGAtaatgagaatgaagagggagaaggtgacgaggatgaagacgaagaagatgacgatggtgTAATTCATCTGGAGATTGGCGGAGAAACTGCGGAAGAGAAGGCCAAGCGCATGATTTTGGCTAAGAGAAAAAAACCATTGACAGCAAGGGATAGAGCATTGAGGTTAGAGGTCCACAAAGTGCATGTTGTCGCTCTGTTGGCTAGTGCCAGCGTAAGGAACAAATGGTGTAACAATTCTCTCCTAAAA GCCCGTTtgctttctcttctgccCCATCCGCTCCAAGCGGCTTTCAACATCCCTCCTTCCCGCTTCCCTGATCGAGCACAACGCTCTCGCTTATTTTTCGAGGCTTTACAATCTCTGGTCAGCTGGTGGTCCCAGACATTTTTCGATGTGTCGGACTATGCTCTAGGCTTGCGAACTCGTCCGTGGGACGAAGTCCAGGGCATTATAGAGTCAACATCCAAAGCCCACACTCCCTTTAGCCTGCCATCTTCCGGCCATGGTGACGGCGAAAAGAGCAATAAATCTGCAAGCAAGGGGAAGGGCAAAGCTGCTGCCAATGAAGAGCTATCAGATCAACTTGCCTTTGGATCGGGTGCGGAGCGTCTTCGGTCGGTCAACAGTCTTATGAAAAAAGCATTGCAGCAAGAAGGATCTCGGGATGTTTCAGCTCAGCTATTTGTAGCTCTTGCTCGGGCATGTGGGCTAGGTGTCAGACTTGTCACCTCACTTCAGGCAGTGCCATGGAGAGCAGAAAAGGTTACAACCAAGAAAAAGGCTATAGGAGCTGGTAAAGGAGGCAGAACGTTGGCGAGCAGACAGGGTTTAGGAgacggagatgaggatgacgatgaggatgaaatggaagaagtaCCCATACCAAATGACGAGGAAAAGTCCGTAACCCCAGAAGCTGGCAGTAGGCGATTGAAAGATTCAGCAGATCTCTATAGATTACGAAAATACAAGCCTCCGGCTCGGAAGCTTGGGACGCCAACTAAATCCAAGCCGAAGGCAAGTCAAA GCCTTGCGGACCAGCCGCCTGTCTTTTGGGCAGAAGTGTTTAATAGATCCGACCAACGTTGGATACCTGTCGACCCTGTGAGAGGTATTATCCGAAAGAAACTCGGCTATGAGCCTCCCACGGACAGCGGGCCGGTTAGAATGCTTTATGTTGTCGCTTTTGAGGAAG ACGGTTACGCCCGAGACGTGACCCTTCGATATACCAAAAACTTCTATGCTAAAACCAGTAAATTGCGGGTCCCTACGAAACCGAACGAACCTCAGTGGTGGAGTGATATCGTTATGGGTTTCTTACGGAGACCGCATCATCTA AACCGAGACGATATGGAAGATGCAGAGCTCGAAATGAGTCAGATGACAGAGGGCATGCCAATGCATATGAGTGGCTTCAAAGATCACCCAAT TTATGTTCTTGAACGCCACCTCAAACGAGATCAAGTGCTTAACACTACGAATCCTGTAGGTCGCTTCAGAGGTGAAGCAGTTTATCGTCGTTCCTCAGTTCAGAACTGCAAAACGGCTGAAAACTGGATGCGTTCTGGGCGCAAAATaaaagaagggcaagaacCTCTGAAATGGGTCAAACAGAGAGCCGTGACGCTGCAAAAGCGAAGAGCGCAGGAGCTGGCAAAGCaagaaggcgaggaagtAACTCAGGGACTGTATGCGGAGTGGCAAACAGAGGTCTACAGGCCTCCACCCATCAAAGAT GGTATAATACCAAGGAACTCTTTTGGCAATATTGATCTATATGTCCCGACCATGCTCCCTCTCGGTGCAGTCCATCTACCTT ACAAGGGCATTGCCAAAGTTGCCAAAGACCTTGGAGTAAGTTATGCAGAGGCTTGC ACTGGTTTTGAGTTCAAGAAGCAACGAGCCGTGCCTATCATTAAAGGCATCGTGGTAGCAACTgaaaaagaacaagaagtCCTTGATGCCTACGAAGAATCTACCATCGCTGCCGAAGAGCGTGAACGTATGAAGCGAGAAGATCGTGCTTTGAAACGTTGGGCCAAGCTTGTAAACGGTCTCCGGCTTCGCCTGCGTCTTCAGCAAGAGTATGGCTCGAAAGATAGGGTAAATGGGACATCTTCGAATCTTTTCGAAGGAACCGGGGATAAGGGCGAAACGCAAATAAATCCCCGGGGAACGAGTGCAAGAGAAATTTTGGCAGCTGCGCAGCAGCAGAGCACCAAAGAttgggaagaaagagttCGGAGAGAAGACATCAGcatggacgaggaggatggtaTGATACCTGCTGCGGCCGTTGAGCGCGAGTCACATCAGATTCCACTGGGCGATTTCCGCGCTCCCAGTAATGCCGTTTCGGAACTCAGTAATGTCGCTTCCTCGTCGGAAACACCGAGAATCATGCTTCGCTTTAAAAATACTTCCTCTCCACAATCAGCAGCTCTAGCCGTTCCCGAAAGTCGAGGTGGACTCACTCGTTCTCAAAAGAGGGAAGCGATGATTTCGGAGACGATCAAAGCTGTTGACGATGAACAGTTTGAAGATCCACGGACAACAGAAGGAAACAAAGCGATGACATTACCGGAACCTGTGGCGAGCACGGCTAATATGCGGACGTTGAGGAGCACAAGAGCAAGGACAAAAGAGCAGATGAAGGCCAACCAGGCAAAGGAAGATAAAATTAATCAGACTTAG
- a CDS encoding WD-repeat protein, variant, with amino-acid sequence MELYMYTPPVYMAPMRPLVKPAPSVPIVKEGPIPELFQAPEGQYNLADPGSMFPMLGNTSPNIASELRLACQPGPFLGGPGFGIPPTPQQTSPNAASASSTCFGATQINGKWEPIYPTRMSWVTVQFPSKTGDRGLGGLLGKGGKGDAAAFLPPAAADGRYPTKSSYSSSSSSSSPISSEPQSVPFAMSPPTVQSKWPFAKTINAIPRPKTNMRNSTSEFVQRVIGLDSASKYLAEKGKTVSEVVKWGCWHMGRQWAWGDFGKQANETEKKKKDALVKVLFSTPLTCTAIINQTAGVDRLDVIIGFETGDLLWLDPILGKYTRLNKNGVLNSSRVVAIYPDPRQPTHFLALFADYTILRFNISLEDPINAANITSRPWDVFFDRVLLATTNGPDPSLSSDSGTGLYLDREQDVELLKWKNEDWVAGVEAERAKDKNAIVFTGRNPVAALKIGGARINALAYSPDGGKLASVSSDGLLRVIDTSEERITDTFSGYYGGLNCVAWSPDSRLIAAGGEDDFVTLFSTGRDARTIARCQGHSSYITCIAFDPQSNNPSSRAYRFVSVGEDGKLLFWDYSPATVHKPRQHHANGSAQRDAAASSMTVNIVDPSRSHTPAERISGRFHPAPSRKSIPTLQPVMSKTVDVTILTGVYCLPDAIATVSRQGVARFWMRPSSRPPA; translated from the exons TTTCCCATGCTAGGGAATACCTCACCTAATATCGCGTCAGAATTAAGGCTAGCATGTCAACCTGGTCCGTTCCTTGGAGGTCCCGGTTTTGGTATTCCTCCCACTCCGCAACAAACCAGCCCCAATGCCGCGTCTGCTTCATCTACGTGTTTCGGAGCCACCCAGATCAATGGAAAGTGGGAACCCATTTATCCTACAAGAATGAGTTGGGTGACGGTCCAATTCCCTTCAAAGACTGGAGATAGGGGGCTTGGAGGTCTGCTGGGTAAAGGGGGGAAGGGTGATGCCGCCGCCTTTCTTCCGCCTGCCGCTGCGGATGGGCGGTACCCCACCAAGTCCAGCtactcatcctcctctagTTCATCGTCCCCGATCTCATCAGAGCCACAATCTGTCCCATTCGCCATGTCCCCTCCCACCGTTCAGTCCAAATGGCCATTTGCCAAAACTATCAATGCCATCCCCAGACCTAAGACGAACATGCGTAATTCAACCTCCGAGTTTGTTCAAAGGGTAATCGGGCTGGATTCTGCCTCTAAGTATCTGGctgagaaaggaaaaaccGTCTCTGAAGTGGTCAAATGGGGCTGCTGGCATATGGGACGACAATGGGCTTGGGGCGATTTTGGCAAGCAGGCGAACGAgactgagaagaagaag AAGGACGCACTTGTCAAAGTACTATTCTCGACACCCTTGACCTGCACCGCTATCATCAATCAGACAGCAGGTGTAGATAGGCTCGACGTCATCATTGGTTTTGAGACCGGGGACCTGCTTTGGCTTGATCCTATCCTTGGAAAGTATACTCGACTCAATAAAAAC GGCGTATTGAACTCCTCCCGGGTGGTCGCCATCTATCCCGATCCCCGACAGCCTACTCATTTCTTGGCACTTTTCGCAGATTACACCATTTTGAGGTTCAATATCTCTCTAGAAGATCCAATAAATGCCGCAAACATTACCTCCCGTCCTTGGGATGTCTTTTTTGACCGCGTTCTCCTAGCCACCACGAACGGGCCTGATCCCAGCTTGAGTAGTGATAGCGGTACCGGTCTTTATCTCGATAGGGAGCAAGATGTTGAACTCCTGAAGTGGAAAAACGAGGATTGGGTGGCAGGGGTGGAGGCTGAAAGGGCAAAGGATAAGAACGCGATTGTATTCACGGGGCGAAACCCGGTAGCCGCCCTTAAAATTGGAGGAGCACGAATCAATG CTTTGGCGTATTCTCCCGATGGTGGAAAATTGGCGTCGGTGTCATCCGACGGGCTGTTGAGAGTAATCGATACGAGTGAAGAACG TATTACCGACACGTTCTCCGGCTATTATGGTGGTTTGAACTGC GTCGCCTGGTCTCCTGATTCTCGCCTGATAGCAGCGGGGGGTGAGGACGATTTCGTCACTTTGTTTTCTACAGGGCGAGACGCACGCACTATCGCGAGGTGCCAGGGCCACAGCTCCTACATCACATGTATTGCATTCGATCCACAAAGCAataatccttcttcaagggCTTATCGATTCGTCAGtgtgggagaggatgggaagtTGTTGTTT TGGGACTATTCTCCTGCTACTGTGCACAAACCACGACAACATCACGCAAACGGCTCTGCACAGCGCGATGCGGCTGCTAGCTCTATGACTGTTAACATCGTGGATCCTTCACGCTCCCATACTCCGGCCGAGCGTATTTCTGGCAGATTTCACCCCGCTCCGTCGCGTAAATCAATCCCCACACTTCAGCCTGTTATG TCTAAAACGGTAGACGTCACCATCCTGACCGGCGTATATTGCCTTCCAGATGCCATTGCCACGGTCTCCCGCCAAGGTGTAGCCCGATTTTGGATGCGGCCCTCCTCGAGACCGCCTGCCTGA